DNA from Brevibacterium sp. 'Marine':
AGGTGACGCGGAACAACCCGCCCGTCGTCGTCTGCGACAACGTCCACGTCCGCTACAAGACGCTGGCCACGGGCAAGAAGCTCAAGCTCGGCAGCAAGGACGTCATGTCCAAGCGCCGCGAGCTGCGGGAGGTCCACGCCCTCAAGGGCGTCAGCTTCGTCGCGCACAAGAACGAATCCATCGGCATCATCGGCAGCAACGGCTCCGGGAAGTCCACGCTCATGCGGTCGATCACGGGGCTGACCCCGACCTCCGAGGGCGCGATCTATGCGACCTCACGGCCGAACCTCCTCGGTGTCGGTGCCGCTCTGATTCCGGACCTCTCCGGTGCTCGCAACATCATTCTCGGGTCTCTGGCGCTGGGACTCACCCGTGACGAGATCGACGAGAAGTTCGATGAGATCGTCGAATTCACCGGGCTCGAGGACTTCATCGATCTGCCGATGCGCACCTACTCCTCGGGCATGTCCCAGCGGTTGAAGTTCGCGATCGCGACCTCGGTGCAGCATGAGATCCTCATCGTCGACGAGGCGCTCAACGTCGGTGACAAGAAGTTCCGTGACCGTTCCGAGGGCCGAATCCGGTCCATCCGTGAGAACGCCGGCACCGTCTTCCTCGTCTCGCACTCGATGCGCACGATCAAGGACACGTGCAACCGTGCTCTGTGGATCGAGAAGGGCGAGCTGCTCGCCGACGGCCCGGCGCTCGAGGTCATTCGCAAGTACCAGGCCTTCACCAAAGCTGAAAAGGCCAAGGAAGTCGAGCAGGAGCCGGGCTGAGGCACCGCATCCCCTAGCCGAGTCACAGTTCGCTCGGTAGATTCGACGGCATGGACAACAGTTCACGCGAGCCGATCGAGTCACGTCGCATCAGTGACCAGCCTGCGCTGCGCAGCTCGTCCGGCACGATCTGGATCGTGGCCGGAGGGATCTTCCTCGTCGTCATCGCGGGTGTGCTCACAGCGATCATCGTCTTCGGCAGCACGGCGGTGCCCACAGCGATCACCACGATCGTGATAGCGGCAGTGCTCTATCTGATCCTGCTCATCGCCCGCTTCGCCTTTCGACCGGGTCGAGTGCGTCTGTGGGTCATGGCCGTAGCAATGATCGGCATGGCCGTTGCCTCGCTCGTCGGTCTCGTCCTCTGCGTGGGCGCTGCCGCGAGCGGAGCCTGAGACTGCTCAGGCGAGCAGGGACGTGCGCTCGGGCGCGCGGGGCGGCTCTGTCCCTATGCGTTGGACCCTATCCGGCAGAGTTCGGCTGCAAATGCCCCTTGAGGTACTCACCGGTCACGCTGTGTGAGGTGTCCGCGACCTGCTGCGGGGTTCCCGTCGCGACGATCTGTCCACCGTCCTGACCCCCGCCGGGACCGAGGTCGATGATCCAATCGGCGTTTGCGATCATGTCGAGGTCGTGTTCGATGACGAGGACCGTTGCGCCATGGTCAAGCAGCTGTTGGAAGACGCGCACAAGCACACGCACATCCTCGGGGTGCAGGCCCACGGTCGGTTCGTCGAAGACGAAGAGCGTGTGCTGCTGCGACTTCCCGAGCTCGGTGGCGAGCTTGAGCCGCTGCGCTTCTCCGCCGGACAGTGCCGGTGTCGCCTCGTGGAGGGTGAGGTATCCGAGTCCTACATCTTTCAGCGCCCTCAGCCGGGCGTGGACCTTGCGCATCTCGGCAAGGTGGGGCAGCGCCTCGGCGACGGTCATCGCCAACAGATCAGGCAGCGACAGCGGCTGACCATCAGCATCCGAGGCACGGCTGTACTCGTCTGCGTCCGGACTGTACCGGCGGCCCTCGCAGTCAGGGCAGGGGATGTCGACATCGGGGAGGAACTGCACGTCAAGGGTGATCTCGCCGGTTCCTTCGCATTTCGGGCAGCGCAGGGAACCCGTGTTGTACGAGAAGTCCCCGGCCGTGAGCCCGTCGACCTTCGCCGACTCGAGGCGGGCGTACGCTCGGCGAAGGTCGTCGAGCACGCCGGAATACGTGGCCACGGTGGAGCGGACATTGATGCCGATCGGGGTGGCGTCGACGACGTTGACCCGGTCGATCCCGTCGGCGTCGATCTCACGCACATGACCGGGCCGCGAACGTGCGTCGGGGGCCTTGAGCGCGGGGACGAGGCTGTCGAGGACGAGGGTGGTCTTGCCCGATCCGGACACTCCTGTGACGACGGTCAGCCGCTGCCGTGGGATCTCCGCGTCGAGGGCATGGACCGTGTGGATCGGTGCGGTGCGCAATCGGATCCGCCCGTGATCGAAGGTCGCCGAGGCGGCTGCGGACTCGCGTACGAGCGTTTCGGCACGGCCGGTGAGGTAGGGGCCGATGCGGCTCTCGGGATGATTGTCGAGGTCGGCGACGGTGCCGGTGGCCACGACCGTTCCGCCGTCGCGTCCGGAGCCGGGACCGATCTCGATGAGGTGGTCGGCGGCGCGGAGGACCAGCGGGTCGTGGTCGACCATGACGACGGAGTTGCCCTCGTCGAGGAGGTCGGTGATGACGCCCTGAAGGCCGGTGATGTTCGAGGGGTGGAGACCGATCGAGGGTTCGTCGAGGACGTAGAGGACTCCAGTCGTCTCATTGCGCACGGCGCGGGCAAGCTGGACGCGTTGGCGTTCACCGGTCGACAGGGACGAACCGGCCCGGTCGAGGGCGAGGTAGCCGAGTCCGAGATCGAGCAATCGGCGGGCCATTCCGAGCAGCACGTTCACCAACGATCTGGCCATGGATTGCATCGATGAGGGAAGCCCGGCAGGTACGTCCGCGGCCCAGTCGACGAGTTCGTCGAGGGTCTTGGCGGTCGCCTCGGCGAGGCCGATCTCACCGATGCGCGGTGCACGGGCGGCAGGGGAGAGTCGGGTGCCTTTACAGTCGGGGCAGACCTGTTCGGAGAGGAAGCGGCTGACCCGGGCGAAGCGCTTCTCATCGTCCGCGCGTTTGAGTTCCTCGGTCACGGTCAGGCGGGCGTTGCGGAAGGTGAAGTCGAGGTCGTGCAGTCCCTTCTTCGAGGTGACCGTGATGTGCTTCTTCTCTTCGGGGCCCGCAAAGACGATGTCGCGTTCCCAGCTCTCGAGGTCGCGCCAGGCCACGTCGGTGCGGACGCCGAACTCGCGGGCGATCTGTGGTTGGACGTTGAAGCCGAACATCTGCCAGGGGATGACGGTGCCGTCGTCGATCGACAGGTCGGGGTCGCGGATGAGGGAGGCATCGTCGACTTCTCTGATGGTGCCGATGCCCTCGCAGCGGGGGCAGGCTCCACCGGAATTGAAGGCAAGCTCCTCGGCGCCGGGAGCGTGGACGGTCTCACCGCATTCGGGGCAGTCGAAGGGCTCCTCGGCGGCGACGTTGAGGGTCGGCTTCTGTCGGTGTCCGTTGGGACAGAGGTGGGAGGCCAGTCGGGAGAACATCAGGCGGATGACGTTGAGCAGCTCGGTGGAGGTGCCGAACGTCGAGCGGACTCCGGGGACTCCGGGGCGTTGCCGCAGGGCGAGGGCGGCGGGGATATGGCGGACGGTGTCGACATCGGCACGGGCGGCTTGAGCCATGCGCCGGCGGGTGTACGTCGACAGTGCTTCGATGTAGCGCCGCGACCCTTCGGCATAGAGCACTCCCATGGCCAGTGAAGACTTGCCCGACCCGGAGACGCCGGCGATGGCGACGAGGGTGTTCAGAGGCACGTCGATGTCGATGCCCTGCAGGTTGTGCACGCGGGCACCGCGGACCTCGACCGCCGTGGCAGGAGCAGGATTGCGGGCTTCGGTCGACATATCGTGATCGTAACAACCAGCGCTGACATGCCGGACGCTTGCTGAGACAGTATTTGCGACCGGGTATGACCGGACTACAATCGTCACGCTGACGACAACAGGGGCGTACTCGCCAGATCAGAGACACCGATCGGAACGACAGCAAGCAACACCAGACCCAGGATGGCGAGCAACGGTGCCTGCATCCCGTAAGCCAACGAACCACCACCGGCTCCGCCGACCACGGCACCCGGGCACCTACAAGAAGAGGCACACGATGAGTGAGACGATCGAGGTCACCCGCGAAGAGAAGTCGCGGGCCCGCAAAGCCGTAGTGGCGGCCGGATTGGGCAATGCCCTCGAGTGGTACGACATCATCCTCTTCGGGTTCATGGCCACCTCCATCACCGCGGTCTTCTACCCCGGCGAGGGCCTGTCCGCGCAGCTGATGACCTGGGCGACGTTCGCCATCACCTTCGTCGTCCGCCCGCTCGGCGCCATCCTCATCGGCCGCTACGCCGACAAACACGGCCGCAAGTCCGCCCTGTCGCTGACGATCGGTCTGATGACGCTCGGCGTGTTCATCATCGTCATCCTGCCCGGTGAGGCGACCATCGGCATCTGGGGTGCGATCGGCCTCATCATCGCCCGCATCATCCAGGGCATCTCCGCCGGCGGCGAATTCGGATCCGCCACCGCCTTCCTCACCGAGAACGCCAAGCGCGGCAAGGCCTACTACGCGTCCTTCCAGACTGCGACCCAGGGCATCTCGATGTTCCTCGCTGCCGGTGTCTCGTGGATCTTCAGCTCGACCCTGAGCGAAGAGGACCTGCACTCCTGGGGCTGGCGTGTGGCCTTCGCCCTCGGCCTGCTCATCGGACCCGTCGGCTGGTACATCCGCTCGAAGATGGACGACACCCCCGAATTCAAGGCCGCCGAGAAGACCGACAACCCGCTGCGCGTCCTCCTCGGCGAGCACTTCGGTCGTCTGTTCTCCGCGTTCCTCATCATCGCGATGGCCACGATCTCGGTCTACCTCATCACCTTCCTGCCGCAGTTCGCCGTCGGCAACCTCGGACTCGAACCGTGGGCGGCGTTCCCCGGTGCCGTCGTCGCCGGCCTCATCACCCTCATCGGCGCCCCGTTCGCCGGCCGCCTGGCCGACCGAGTGGGTCCGACGACCGTGATGATCCCGACGACTATCGTCGGCATCATCGTCGCGTGGCCGATGTTCATCCTCCTGACCGCGAACCCGTCGATCAGCGTCCTCACCCTGTGCGAGGCGATCGTCGGCCTGTTCATGGTCTTCTACTTCGGCCCGATGCCGGCCCTGCTGTCCGAACTGTTCCCCGTCAAGGTGCGCAGCTCCGGCATGACCATCGCCTACAGCTTCGGTGTCGCGATCTTCGGCGGCTTCGCCCCGCTCATCCTCACCGCCCTGCTCGGCGCGACGGGTCTGCTGACCGTGCCCGGCTTCTACTACGCCGGCCTGTCGCTGCTGTCCCTGATCGGCGTCATCGTCGCCCGGAAGGGGTACAAGCAGGCGTGATCCTCGCCGAGGCGGCGCTGACCCCATGTGGGGGCGCTGACCTCGTGCACGGGTGCCGACCCCACCGAGGTGGGGTTGGCCTCGCCGAGGTGCGCTGACCTCGCCGAGGCGGCGCTGACCTCGCCGAGAAGACGTCGATTCACCATGAATTGACGCACCGACCCATCCGATGCGCAGAGTGCTCCGAATCACGAGTGTTCGATCCCGACTGGGACCGTCCGACTATGAGGAGGAAAGACACCATGCGCACAGCGAAGAAGCTCATGCTCACCCCGGTGCTCGCCCTGACCGCGTTCGGCCTGGCAGCAGGCCCCGCGGCCGCGGCGACAGCCGGAAGCAGCGACTCCGAACAGGGCTGGACCTACCAGGCCGATCTCAATGAGGTCAACGACAGCGGCGCCTCGGGCGACATCATGATCACGCTCAAAGGCGATCAGGCGATGATCACCGAACACGTCGAAGGACTGGCCGAAGACTTCCAGGACGGCCCGTACCCCCACGTCCAGCACATCCACGTCAAGGCCAACGGCAGCGCCGAGTGCCCGACCGCCTCGGCGGATGAGGACGGCGACGGAATCGTCAACACCCCCGAAGGCGGAGCCGCCTACGGTGAGGTGTCCGCGACCCTGACCGACTCCGGTGACACCAGCGCCGACGCCGCGGTCGATGTCGAACACGCCGGCATCAAGGGCGGGTCGGCCACCTACGAGCGGACCATCGACCTCGACGCCGACACGAAGGAAGCGATCAAGGACGGTCGCGCCACCGTCGTCGTGCACGGACTCGATCCCGCCAAGCAGTCGCAGGAGGTCCAGGACGCCAAGAGCCCCCTCGACGACAGCCTGCCGCAGGCCGCCACGGCCCCGGCACTGTGCGGGACGCTGGCTGACAGCCAGATGGGACAGCCGCCCAAGGGCGGACCGGACACCGGCGGCGGAAGCACCGCCGGCACCGATGACACCGTGATGCTCGCCGCCGGCGGGGGAGTCCTCGTGGCAGCGGGAGCCGCTTTCGCGATCTCCCGGAAGCGGAAGTCATCGGCCGAAACCCG
Protein-coding regions in this window:
- a CDS encoding ABC transporter ATP-binding protein, which translates into the protein MSETNEEQTFDTGSLPEVTRNNPPVVVCDNVHVRYKTLATGKKLKLGSKDVMSKRRELREVHALKGVSFVAHKNESIGIIGSNGSGKSTLMRSITGLTPTSEGAIYATSRPNLLGVGAALIPDLSGARNIILGSLALGLTRDEIDEKFDEIVEFTGLEDFIDLPMRTYSSGMSQRLKFAIATSVQHEILIVDEALNVGDKKFRDRSEGRIRSIRENAGTVFLVSHSMRTIKDTCNRALWIEKGELLADGPALEVIRKYQAFTKAEKAKEVEQEPG
- a CDS encoding excinuclease ABC subunit UvrA, with protein sequence MSTEARNPAPATAVEVRGARVHNLQGIDIDVPLNTLVAIAGVSGSGKSSLAMGVLYAEGSRRYIEALSTYTRRRMAQAARADVDTVRHIPAALALRQRPGVPGVRSTFGTSTELLNVIRLMFSRLASHLCPNGHRQKPTLNVAAEEPFDCPECGETVHAPGAEELAFNSGGACPRCEGIGTIREVDDASLIRDPDLSIDDGTVIPWQMFGFNVQPQIAREFGVRTDVAWRDLESWERDIVFAGPEEKKHITVTSKKGLHDLDFTFRNARLTVTEELKRADDEKRFARVSRFLSEQVCPDCKGTRLSPAARAPRIGEIGLAEATAKTLDELVDWAADVPAGLPSSMQSMARSLVNVLLGMARRLLDLGLGYLALDRAGSSLSTGERQRVQLARAVRNETTGVLYVLDEPSIGLHPSNITGLQGVITDLLDEGNSVVMVDHDPLVLRAADHLIEIGPGSGRDGGTVVATGTVADLDNHPESRIGPYLTGRAETLVRESAAASATFDHGRIRLRTAPIHTVHALDAEIPRQRLTVVTGVSGSGKTTLVLDSLVPALKAPDARSRPGHVREIDADGIDRVNVVDATPIGINVRSTVATYSGVLDDLRRAYARLESAKVDGLTAGDFSYNTGSLRCPKCEGTGEITLDVQFLPDVDIPCPDCEGRRYSPDADEYSRASDADGQPLSLPDLLAMTVAEALPHLAEMRKVHARLRALKDVGLGYLTLHEATPALSGGEAQRLKLATELGKSQQHTLFVFDEPTVGLHPEDVRVLVRVFQQLLDHGATVLVIEHDLDMIANADWIIDLGPGGGQDGGQIVATGTPQQVADTSHSVTGEYLKGHLQPNSAG
- a CDS encoding MFS transporter — protein: MSETIEVTREEKSRARKAVVAAGLGNALEWYDIILFGFMATSITAVFYPGEGLSAQLMTWATFAITFVVRPLGAILIGRYADKHGRKSALSLTIGLMTLGVFIIVILPGEATIGIWGAIGLIIARIIQGISAGGEFGSATAFLTENAKRGKAYYASFQTATQGISMFLAAGVSWIFSSTLSEEDLHSWGWRVAFALGLLIGPVGWYIRSKMDDTPEFKAAEKTDNPLRVLLGEHFGRLFSAFLIIAMATISVYLITFLPQFAVGNLGLEPWAAFPGAVVAGLITLIGAPFAGRLADRVGPTTVMIPTTIVGIIVAWPMFILLTANPSISVLTLCEAIVGLFMVFYFGPMPALLSELFPVKVRSSGMTIAYSFGVAIFGGFAPLILTALLGATGLLTVPGFYYAGLSLLSLIGVIVARKGYKQA